One window from the genome of Helicoverpa zea isolate HzStark_Cry1AcR chromosome 6, ilHelZeax1.1, whole genome shotgun sequence encodes:
- the LOC124631047 gene encoding NAD(+) hydrolase sarm1 isoform X4 codes for MVVTKVDNMASYSTYTGKPKIFFPKKVRSEESLLAPEKTSKSARWIPEFSLDGSNSIKQNGSAKDLVSVMENIKKGNLMSRQNQTLNTQVTSSSTQQMVSSTTSSSASSSQRLQSSSQRLAHMANTERKASSMKSDLTELKSSISEMKTLSNTAAKNFGQRLRSSMENIVDQDDLADRNLPVIRDLSEMDDMGDMSDMGELSSEGPLVTFPESDTPPPITEKPCLLSSNSAVVGSSTANELKYSAARMTSASSTRVVADGYSASRSASNSTKMRRVQHGDMQYAERSAANASHRLFQAEGLTAEQNAASLQEQRSLKAGEVTAQEANNMSATSSRLQTEAFSAEKMAMASAQARQTVTSSGMFSHKEHSSVAHSNMTISSKNLSTKSTLHTSSQMSQLLNGTIKPGDEDLTNLTFEDLDKLNANSNQKDVEMAIQKYSSRMNAFITSIKNNQMDMKNASMHFNKLNEMLRRAWAVPTYGHELGYSLCNTLRESGGLDILMGNCLEYNNPELQFSSAKLLEQCLTTENRAHVVENGLEKVVNVACSCTKHANSVDHSRIGTGILEHLFKHSESTCGDVIKLGGLDAVLFECRKNDVETLRHCATALANLSLYGGAENQEAMIKRKVPMWLFPLAFHNDDNIKYYACLAIAVLVANKEIEAAVLKSGTLDLVEPFVTSHNPSEFARSNLAHAHGQSKNWLKRLVPVLSSKREEARNLAAFHFCMEAGIKKQQGNTEIFREIGAIESLKKVASCPNAVASKYAAQALRLIGEEVPHKLSQQVPLWSIEDVREWVKQIGFSEYATNFYESRVDGDLLLQISEENLKEDIGLQNGIKRKRFTRELQQLKKMADYTSRDTSSLNDFLQGIGPEYTIYTYSMLNAGVDKESIRGLSDEQLENECRIVNSIHRLRILNAIRAYECSLLSKGEENMEKNLDVFVSYRRSNGSQLASLLKVHLQLRGFTVFIDVERLEAGKFDNNLLQSIRQAKHFLLVLTPNALDRCKKDTDRKDWVHREIVAALQSQCNIVPIIDNFEWPKAEELPEDMRAVCHFNGVRWIHDYQDACVDKLESFLRGKSNLANRLDGQLRGRGDTQTPGTATIGRGPPNYQRMASCESRGSDKAD; via the exons ATTCCAGAGTTTTCGCTCGATGGGAGCAACAGTATAAAACAGAACGGCAGTGCCAAAGACTTGGTTTCTGTCATGGAGAACATTAAGAAAGGCAATCTCATGTCTCGACAAAACCAGACATTAAACACTCAAGTCACCAGTTCTTCGACACAACAG ATGGTGTCTAGTACAACTTCAAGCAGCGCCTCATCTAGCCAACGGTTGCAAAGTTCATCGCAACGCCTCGCGCACATGGccaacactgaaagaaaagCGAGCTCTATGAAGTCCGATCTAACAGAACTCAAAAGCTCAATTTCGGAAATGAAGACGCTAAGCAACACAGCAGCTAAAAATTTTGGCCAAAG ACTACGAAGCTCAATGGAGAATATAGTCGATCAAGATGACTTGGCAGATCGGAATTTGCCCGTAATCCGGGATCTAAGCGAAATGGATGACATGGGCGACATGAGTGATATGGGTGAGCTTTCAAGCGAAGGCCCACTTGTAACTTTTCCCGAATCTGATACACCACCTCCTATAACAGAGAAACCATGCCTATTATCTAGTAATAGTGCTGTGGTTGGATCAAGCACAGCGAATGAGTTGAAATACAGCGCAGCACGTATGACTTCTGCTAGTTCTACCAGAGTCGTTGCTGATGGCTATAGTGCTTCGAGGTCTGCATCTAACAGCACCAAAATGCGTCGAGTACAGCACGGCGATATGCAATACGCGGAACGCAGCGCTGCTAACGCATCACATAGATTGTTTCAAGCAGAAGGTCTAACTGCTGAACAAAATGCAGCATCTCTTCAA GAACAAAGATCTTTGAAGGCGGGTGAAGTTACAGCACAAGAAGCAAATAATATGTCAGCTACAAGTTCAAGACTACAGACAGAAGCTTTCAGCGCAGAAAAAATGGCAATGGCTTCCGCACAAGCACGTCAAACCGTCACCTCGAGCGGTATGTTCAGCCATAAGGAGCACTCCAGCGTTGCCCACTCTAATATGACGATTTCAAGCAAAAATTTGTCCACCAAGTCTACCCTCCACACTTCTTCccag atGAGTCAATTATTAAACGGAACAATTAAACCAGGTGACGAAGATCTCACAAATCTAACGTTTGAAGATTTAGACAAGCTTAATGCAAATTCAAACCAAAAAGATGTTGAAATGGCGATTCAAAAATATTCATCCAGAATGAATGCATTCATTACATCGATAAAGAATAACCAAATGGACATGAAAAATGCATCTATGCATTTCAACAAACTTAATGAAATGTTACGAAGAGCTTGGGCTGTACCAACATACGGTCACGAACTTGGATATTCCCTGTGCAATACTTTAAGAGAATCGGGAGGACTTGATATTCTCATGGGAAATTGTCTGGAGTATAACAATCCCGAATTGCAATTCTCTTCAGCGAAACTTCTTGAACAATGTCTTACAACTGAAAACAGAGCTCATGTGGTAGAAAATGGTCTTGAAAAAGTCGTGAACGTTGCCTGTTCTTGTACGAAACACGCAAACTCTGTAGATCATTCAAGAATAGGCACAGGCATATTGGAGCATTTGTTTAAACACAGTGAAAGCACGTGTGGTGATGTAATAAAACTGGGAGGTTTAGATGCTGTCTTGTTTGAATGCAGGAAGAATGACGTGGAAACACTCAGACATTGCGCAACAGCTTTAGCCAATCTGTCTTTGTATGGTGGAGCTGAAAATCAGGAAGCCATGATTAAGAGAAAAGTTCCAATGTGGCTATTCCCATTGGCTTTCCACAATGATGACAATATTAAGTACTACGCTTGCTTGGCTATCGCTGTATTAGTtgcaaataaagaaatagaAGCCGCTGTTCTTAAATCAGGAACTTTAGATTTAGTAGAACCATTTGTAACTTCACACAACCCATCTGAATTCGCTCGATCAAATCTTGCACATGCCCACGGTCAAAGCAAGAACTGGTTAAAAAGACTAGTACCCGTGTTAAGCTCGAAAAGAGAAGAAGCTAGAAATTTAGCCGCTTTTCATTTTTGTATGGAGGCCGGAATTAAGAAACAACAGGGAAACACAGAAATATTTAGAGAGATTGGTGCAATTGAATCTTTGAAAAAAGTGGCCAGTTGTCCGAACGCTGTTGCATCGAAGTATGCTGCTCAAGCTTTGCGATTGATTGGCGAGGAAGTGCCCCATAAATTATCGCAGCAGGTTCCTCTTTGGTCTATTGAAGATGTTAGGGAATGGGTAAAACAGATTGGTTTCTCAGAATATGCTACTAACTTCTATGAGAGCAGAGTTGATGGTGATTTGTTACTACAAATAAGTGAAGAAAATCTCAAAGAAGATATTGGTTTGCAAAATGGAATCAAACGCAAAAG attcacTAGAGAACTCCAGCAACTTAAGAAAATGGCAGATTATACTTCGAGAGACACAAGTAGTCTTAACGATTTTCTACAAGGCATAGGTCCCGAATACACTATTTATACATATTCAATGTTAAATGCTGGTGTTGACAAGGAATCGATTCGAGGATTAAGTGATGAACAGTTAGAGAATGAGTGTCGAATTGTGAATAGTATACATAGGTTACGAATTTTAAATGCTATTAGAG cgTACGAGTGCAGTTTGTTGAGTAAAGGTGAAGAAAATATGGAAAAGAATTTGGATGTATTTGTTAGTTACCGAAGATCGAATGGGTCACAACTGGCCAGTTTACTCAAAGTTCACCTTCAGCTTCGAGGATTTACAGTGTTCATAGATGTGGAACGATTGGAGGCTGGCAAGTTCGACAACAACTTACTACAAAGCATACGTCAGGCAAAACACTTTTTGCTTGTTTTAACACCAAATGCACTCGACAGGTGCAAAAAAGATACCGATAGAAAAGACTGGGTTCATAGA GAGATAGTGGCAGCGTTGCAATCACAGTGCAATATTGTACCAATTATCGACAACTTTGAATGGCCTAAAGCAGAAGAGCTTCCAGAAGACATGCGAGCAGTGTGCCATTTCAATGGTGTGAGATGGATTCACGATTATCAAGATGCATGTGTGGATAAGCTAGAAAG CTTCCTCAGAGGAAAATCGAATCTTGCTAATCGACTAGATGGTCAACTTCGGGGTCGCGGAGACACGCAAACGCCTGGAACCGCAACCATTGGACGAGGACCACCTAATTACCAACGCATGGCCTCCTGCGAGAGTAGAGGAAGTGACAAAGCAGATTGA